CTCTGCAGAACGCCTGGGAAAAAATGCAAGCACCTTAAATGCCGAAGTTGCAAGAATACCTGTACAAACAAATATAGCACTTTGCCATAACTCGTGGTTGGCACATAAAGAGTAATGTTAAAGGATATAAATACATCCACTTTCGGAATGTTCAGCATAACTCAGCACATTTTCTCCAACCAGAATAACAGTAACTTCAAGAgatatgtactttttttttcagtcgctTATACCACCACAAAGCATTCACCTTATCCTTTTCCATGAGACATATAATCCAGTTTTAAAGAATACTTTCGTTTTGCCGCTTTGCATAGGCCATAGCAATAAAACACACGCtgtggttgctttgtggctatggtgttctcgTGGTTTTAATAAATTCTTACAGTTGCGAGTGGCACTGTTGTTCATCCTCTACCTTTCGTGTTCTGCTTGGCCTTAAGGCACCACGATAACACTACACGAACTAATACAAATTTCTGCTGTCTCTCACAATACAAATCCTACAAATTATAACGAATGCAGTGACACGTGAAAAACCTCATAGAAATTTTAGAATATATTATTGGAAAAACTCTGGCGGTAGTGTTCATAAACTAAGATAACTGGTCTTGTATCTTGTTTACTTTTCTGACTACATGCGATATTGAAAGACTGAATGCCGCATACCTTGCTCGGCTTAGCCTATAGTTGAAAACCCGCTTTTCATCGTCAAGCTGTCTGGCTGGATAAGGACGAAGGAAATCCTTGCGAAGCTGAAAAGCCTCATCGCCTACGAAGGCATATGGTGCATTTGTTCCACAGCCAGGAAGCAGACTGGTAGATGGTATGTCCAAGTCTCCTTGAGTGAGGGCACGTCCAAACTCGGAATTTTTGAATGTGCCACCATCACTGAGGCGACCCTCAGCTCCCACATCAATGAGGGTGTACTTGCAGTTGCTGTCGACCACGGCCATAAGGACCACAGAGAATGTGCCCTGCAATGTTGAGCGCAATGCACACAATCAATACAAGTGGTATAATTATGACAGCTGCATCAGACAGAATGAGCACAATATAGGTATATCTTGCTCTACAACTACGGAATCATAGAAGTGCGAAAGCAGCTGCCCTTGTCAGTGTGAAACCTGGAATCCCAGTAGAACTGTTTCCGTAAAGTGTAGTCAAAATGCATGACCGGGGGAATATAACAAAGAGGTGTCTCACACCCAGTGCATCCATTCTGTTGTTTGCAGGTCAGTGAATGGTTATGGCATATGGAAGTTTATTGTGTGATGCGAAAGTAATCACAGTTGATAAATGGTAATTGGCAATAGTAGTACAAGTACTTGACATGTGAGCAGTCTTTAGTCACCTGATGCCAAGAATCCATTTAAGAGAAGTAACCTAAGCTCTCACAGCTAACATCAATGCTGCCATAATCTTTGAATTTGCTTATGCAACACTCATCACTGTTTTGCGGTGTGTATTTTATGTCATGTGGGTGTTTGCAAGCAAATCAGTGAAGACTGGTATGGACTACCAAGTAGCCAATGGCTGGCTAAGCGGCCAAGTTCAGCAACAAATAATTTCCACAAGTGCATGATAAGCTAGCTTATGGAGCCCTTCTGCACATTTCATGCACTACATGACTATTGTTTCTACAAGTCTTTATGAAGATATATTTTTGTTGGGGTGGCTTAAACATCATCTGCATTGAAACTCTCACAAAGGCTGTACTAATGATCACTGCAAGCACAACCATATATGCTAGGAGTAAACTATAGCAAGTCAAAAGTGTCAAAAGCAGACGTGTGACATAATGAGTGTTTTTGTAATGAACTTATAAACTGCATGAATTATTTCTTATGAGAAATTGCTAGATATTTTGGTAAGAAACTACTGTAATTAGTTCTATTCTTCATGGCGATGTAGTCATGGCGCACAATGTATGGTCGGAGGACATCGTGCACATTTAGTGCACGGCTTCCTATTTACAAACATCAggagaataaaataaaaaataaagccagAAGCTTAACATTTGCTCATAAATCAGATGAACCATTAGTTTTTAGGGAATTCTATTTACAACAGTCATTTGTTCTGCTTTGGCATCGAGTATTTGAAAATGCCTATCCCCACCCATGCAAATGCCAATGATTACCAGCTCAGCTAAGTAATGAGCTCGTCTGGTCAAAAGCAAGTAAACAAAAGTAATGTTACCTTGTAGTTGAGGTAGACACTGCCAGAGTTAGGAAGGCAAACAATGGCGACATGTTTGCCGTCCACGGCACCTAGGCAGTTGGGGAACTGCCACCGCATGGAGGAGATAGCCTCGGGCTATCTCCTCCCACTCAGCTCTGCTGGGTGCCTAAAAGAGTTGAGTTGCAGAGAATCATCACTACTACATTATACCATGCAGTAGCTTATTCGATGTCTGCAAATGTATGACGCTGTTTTAACACAGTTAGGATGTGAAGTGACACCCATCGTGGTGCATAGCTGAGTATGTATACGAGGTGATCATTTTTGAAATATTCCGGAATTtagaaaaatcgcctgtggcagatagcacaattcttgtccttAAGCTGAATTATTCGAAAGGCACACATTACTAGCTTGTGAAATCGAAACAAGTAATCAACTAATTAAAGAAAGCTTAcgaattaacttcctaattatttactttatggcacaCACAGCAAATTACAAAATGTAGCCGGTCATCTCTTAAAAGGTGTATTTATTTAAAATCAATCTCTTGGATGAAATTATTCTctagatatttcccaaagtgtgggaaaAAATTCATGGGTGTTCcgaattacttttgtgcttcagtatATAAAATAGCAGtttgtaaaaaaaagtaagaggAAAAAAGTGCAGTTTTAGGCCGAGTTTGACAGGACAtctctcgaaactggtctcattctggaaattaatttcgaGTGTATACGCCTTGAAAACAcagcggctacaatttgtaaattgcaatatgtggcatGAAGTAATTAAGTTGATTAGTGAAATTTTtttgttagttgaatatgtgtttagacttctcgcgcaagtaatgtcTCCCTCTCTGGACAATACCACTCAAGGGctggaattatgttatctgccaactggcaatctttaaaaaataacagaaaactTAAATATAGCTTGCCCATACCCTGGTAAAATACACAACCAACTGCACATCTCAGATGCACTATGAAAGTTTCTAAAAACTAATGATATAATTCCATCAGCACAGTGGTTCCTTACCACACAATATTTTTGATGATGCTCTCATTTCGTCACTATACTATAAAGCTTCACCTTACCTTTATATAGTGATCCTTCAGTCGTGCCCAGAGGGACCGACATGTGACACGTATGCACATTCGTGCAGTTTCAATGCCAACGCGATATGCAAGCGCAACATGACAGATATCTTGGCCTGATGCCAGGTAACTGTAACACAGAGAAACAAAATCATAAAACATGTTTGTGAATATTTAGTTACCACAATACCGTATACCGAATTTGTTACCACAATACCGGTGAATGTTTATGTTCTGAAGTGCTGCTACCAATACAATTTTTATATGCTGTTTTCTTTCTTGAATAGAGAATAACAGTGTTCTCGTAAAAGTACCTAGTGTGCACCAACATGGTCCTTGCTcgttcagcaatttttttttcaagtggtcCATTGTTGCCTTTTCACACTTGATCCCACATTTTAATCTCTTTTTAGACATGTATATCAATCTCCCATATTCAATGCCATTCTGGTGGCTCCTTTATTTGACTTGTAATGCCGACGCAGGCAAGCTGAAGCATTACTTCTCAAGTTAGACGGACCTCACAGTGCACTGCTCGTCACAATATCTTGCAGGTGATATAAGCGACGTACAGAAAAAGTTGACGGTTATATTAGGTGCTATGCGGcacataattgaaaaaaaaagaagagaggacAACACAGAATGATGTGTACCTAAGTTCATTTTGCTTTAAATGCCCAGTAGTTTTGTGCAGCAAACAGACCATTGGTGAGCACGAAACTAATCTCTCAAGGTCTCCATTTGTAGAAGGCTAATTTAGTACAACACAGGCACGGAGCCACTTGTGAAAGCCCTATAAATGAATAACTGAATACATACGTACCTCAATGCTATTGCCAGCCGTTCAGCAGGCTCCAAGGGTTCCCTTATGAAGTTCTGAGAAGTGAGGTCCGTTACAACAAATGCCAACAATGTGTCAAACATCTGAGGCGTCATACGGTAAAACTTGAAGAAGAAGCCGTGGTCGCCTTCACGCATACGGCGCATCTgccaaaggaaaggaaaattagCTGCGAACAGGTTTTCCCGGTTGGTGCCCAAAACTTATTTCGGTGTAGGAGGAGGATAATATGTTTTATGTAAAAGAGAATTATAAGGGGGTTTAACGTCTGTGCATAGCAAGTAGGCCAGTAGGTCCGCCATATATGTCCCACAAAATGTCTTGGTGAcatattttttttaagtttcacAACTCCTTAATTCTCGTACGGCACTTAAGCGGCAAAATCACTACACAAGACCTTTCATGATGGCCGGAGCGTGCCGGGGAATCCGCGACTGCGGACGAATGATAGCCCCGGCACGCGCAGGCCTCGGTGAGCCCCCAACCTACGGACCAGTCCGGGTTCCGTCCTCGATGCCCCGTTGCCCTCTTTGATTTCATGGAGGTGCCACCAAAGTTTACTGTATGATGTTACGTAGTTTACACTTAGTACTTGTCAAAATTTCCCCTTAATCCCATCAGACAACTGTATCGCGCTGAACCCATCATGGACCCGTTTTTCACATTCCGACCGACAATACAGCCACGACTGCGGCGGTCAAGCACGCGCCTTCGTATTCGGCAGCTAACTGCCTGGCTTGTTTCACAGGCACAAAAAAAACAGTTACTTACTGCTGTGTAGTAAAGTCCTTCTTGCTTGAGTGCTGCAAACACGGGCCGCACCCACCATCGTCGCGGTTGCCGCTGGTACTGACGTCGCCTTCTCTTCAACATTAGCACCAACATCATCATTTTCATGGTAAGCAAAACTTTCTTCCTCCTGGACGGTGGTCTCATTATTTAACAGTCAATGAAGCACAAGGACCAGAGGACGAAAGCTTGCAGCGCTGTTCGACACCGGACGCCGCATACGTAGCACACCAGTGATGCTATGCCGATACCGCCGATACTGCTGCAGGTTCAGCCAGGTTCACAATACTCGTATTAGTTAAGCTGACTGAACCATTAGGAGTCCTGAAATACCTTTTTAAAATATATAGGTACATGTTAAGTCAAAACttagtgtgttttattgccatcTTTAATACATTGCTTAACAAGGCCGTTAAGCGAAGGCTAGGCTGTCTTGAACATGGCAATCTAGCAACACTGCTTCGCcgcgacgaaacgcgcagggacgcgcggCAACTCATGCCtcgtttgggtgcgcgccctcttcctctatcggACGCGACGTGACGTCGAGTGAGTGCGGCGCGTGCGTACGCTTTCCAGCGCGTACGTCTGATTGGGGCTTTACTCTTACCAAATTTCTTTTGAAGGTCGCTAGCTCGTTTGTTGCGTCGCCCGACGTGATGcgtcggatgcatgttcttggaaGCGGCGGAACGATCAGGCAGTCCCGGACCGAGGCTGGAACTACCATTTTTTCTCCATGCTGAGCGTGGTACGTGATGCCGAGCGACTCGAGCATGCGTGGACCCGTCGTTGACTTGGATAATCGATCGTATTGCGCAACGTCGTGcgcctcgattaattcgtcgagTGAGTTGTGAAGTCCGAGCTCTAGAAACTTGTCGGTGCTCGCGTTCATTGGATTGCCTACCGCCCTCTTGAAAGCCTTTCGTATCAAGcaatcgattttctttttttccgaccCTATCCACTTGAGGTAGGGGGCGGTGTACGTTATGCGACTTATCACGTACGCTTGCACAAGACGGATCGCGCAGTGTTCGCGCATACCATTGCGTCTATTCGTGATGCGATGCAAGAGTCCGATCGTGTCATCTACCGAACAAAGCAGTCTGCGCACCGTCTCTCCGTTATATCCGTTTGCCTGCAGGTGTAATCCCAGGATTCTAACTTTGTCTACGTGCGATATGGGAGTACCGTCTTCCGAGATAACGCGTATTTTTTAGTATCCCCGTTCCTCTACACGCAGGGTTTTGCAACCTCTGCTCGTGGGTTTGTAGAGTAACAGTTCGGACTTGGTCGCCGAGGACTCGAGTCCCGTTCCTCGCAAGTACTCCTGCACTACATCTACTCCCGCCTGTAGCGTTCGCTCGACGTGAGTACCACAACCTCCCCCGTGAACACAGAGGGTGATGTCATCCACGTAGAGACTGTGATATAATGCTTCTATTTCTGGTAATTTCTCGGGTAGTCCTAGTAGAACTAAATTAAAGAGCAATGGTGATATGACTGAGCCTTGAGGCGTGCCCGTCGGACCCGTCTGAAATTCCGGCGATGCCTCGTCGCCGACGCCAACGCGTGCGCGTCCGCCCGTAAGCAAATTTCGAATATAATTGTATGTTCTTTGACCTAGTCCTAATCTGTTAACTCTTTTTAAAATAGCTTCGTGTTTAACGTTTTCAAAGGCCTTTTTAATGTCTAGGCCGAGTATTGTCTTGGTGGAGCTTGTAGTGTCGTCAACGATCTGGTGTTTGAGCTGAATCAATACGTGCAGTGCAGAGAGATTGCGGTGGAATCCTAGCATGGCGTGCGAGAACGCGTCGCGGTCTTCGAGAAAATTGGTCACACGGGTGAGAACCGCGTGTTCCATGACTTTACCGGCGCAAGACGTGAGCGAAATCGGTCTGAGATTGTCGAGCGTAACTCGCTTGCCCGGTTCAGGAATTATGATAACGCGGGCCCGTTTTCACGCTTCGGGAAGGGGACCGTCGCgccagcactcgttgatgtacGTCACGAGTCGGCAGATTGACTCGTCGTGTATGTTACGGAGAGTCTTGTTGGTAACCCTGTCAGGGCCGGGCGCCGATAGGGTGTTGAGTTCGAAAAGGACTGTCCGAAGTTCTGCTTCGCTAAAGTCCGCGTCTAGTTTCTCGTTTGCGACGCCGTCGTATTCGGGGTGTTGGACGCTTTCGCCTGTCTTAAAGTAACGATCACGTATTGCATCGAGGAAGTTATCGCCTTTATTATCTCTTACCAGTTTACGAGTCTTCTGGCCTTGAGCGGCCCGAGTCTCTTCAGGATCTAAGACGTGCCGAAAGAGGCGCCAAGCACTGGCCCCGCTCATCTGCCTCTCGAGGCCGGTGCACATGTCTTCCCATTGTGCCCTACATACTTGGAGCGCATGTTCTTCGATGTCTCTGTCTAATTATGCTATGCCTTTGCGCAACGCCCTGTTATGTCTTTGGCGTTTCGACCTCTTTAGAAGTGATCGCTTTGCTTCCGACATGTGTAGGAGCCTGCTGTCAATTGCTTCGAGGTTCGCCTCGGGCGGAACATCGCACGTTGCCGCGTCTATGTCCATTTTCAGCGTCTCCGTCCATTCGTCGATGTCCGTAATCGCCTTGTCGCCTTGCCCCCATTCGTCTCGTTTCTTGCGGAACGTGTCCCACTTGACGAGTTTGAGTTTACGGCCTTTGCTTTCAGGGGTAGTCCTACGACCGCCCGCACCCGTGTCTATCGTGATCTCGATCAGCGAGTGGTCGCTCCCCAAGTCCTCCTGCGTATTTTTCCAGTCCGCTGCGGTCACGTTCGATACGAACGCAAGGTCTGGTAGCGTGTCTACGCTCACGCTGTTCCCCCTGCGTGTAGGATCGGCGGGGTTCGCTACGTATAATCGAAGATAAAAAGTTCGCAAAAGCGATAAATAAGGCCCAGTTTAAACAGTGCTTTCTCATTATCAGAATTTTAGTCGAGCAATTCCACAAACGATCGTATCATGGAGTCAGTGTACTGTTACAATAGCACTAAGTGAGCCCAATCCACAGCAATACCACTTATTTTCGCGTTATACATATTTTGCTCAAACGGAACACCTCCATCCCCTAAATACAATACATGAAACAAATAGACTTTTATTGAGTAGTAAGCGGACTTTCTTTCGCACAAACTGGTCACAGCCTCTTGCCAAACCAGCCCACACAACGTTCGCAGTTAACAGCGTTTATTCCTCTCCTTCTCAGCAAAGATACTAAAGAACTGACCTTGAATGACCGCCTTGTGTAAAGCTAGTTCGAGAGtaatattttacagcgaagctgttaagggctcactcttcgatggtcgcgtccggcaatggAAAAAAAATCTCAGTgaccgcatgctgtatgtgcgagtgaaagcgcacgagggcgagggacgcgcactttcacggggagcgaacgcacggcggagagcaaacgcgacttcccagcgGAAGAGGAGCGGTGGGCGAGAAGGGCATCGAGGCAGCCTAGACTGTGCGTGTACGTGCCCgttctcccactgcggcgcatgcgcgcagccctgccggcctatGCCGCTTGTGCCACCGACTCTCTCTGgtctctcgcccgcctctcccctaatagTGTCGACAGTGTTGGACCCAAGTCAGTCTTCTGAAATTTCATATTTCCATTTTTTATATTACCTCCGCTTCTTCTATACAATACATGGACACCACTGTATGGATCCTTAGCCAAAGGTTAGTATGGATCCCTGCAGTTATAGCACAGAAATGTTTTGATGACAGATGTTTATATAATGAACTCTACCAAAATAATATAAATATACAAATTACGCAAAATTGAGAGAACGAATAACACATTAATACACATAACACAAGCGCACAAGAGCGAATAATAATGAGACATAACAATATTATGACAAGAGCAGTATTGACTGCTAAAGAACACCTCTCTCTGAAGGCACTATTTACAGGTTTCAATAACAAACACAAAAGCGACAATAAAATGGATGGCAATAACAAACATTTTCAAATTTAGGCATTGCACTTCAGGTATTTATTTGTGACAGGAAAAATGTATTAACGAATTAGAAGAGGTGGACGTCTCTAAAACAGCGCAAGGTATCTTATCCCAAATTTTCACTCCTACGTACTAAAGGTGACGCTCGCTATAGTCATTATGATATATGGCGACCAGAACTTTTCCCTATGATGCCGAGCGACCATTAGATGTGGTTGTATGAAATGTGTGCGAAAGAAAAGGCCAGACGCTGCATAGTATTCTTAGTACAAGTAGTGCAATACGAAAATCTCGAAACGGCAATACCCGCGATATTTGGTTGCTCAGAAACAAAGTGTAAGAATGCATATTCGAGACTGTGAAGTTCATTATTCTCAATGCTCGTTCAATATAAGTTTTGTAAGTGAATCCGCAGGACTCTATGAAATACGTTAATTATGACTGGAAAAAGCTAAAGTACAACGTTTTCACCGTGTGCACTTGCAAATTCCGGCGAGCTTTAGCCATGATAAAACATGCAGATGAAATTTTCTTGCACAATTTCTGCATGTGTGGCTTTCAGTTCAACGCTTCACCTTGTGTTACACTCATGTATTGAATAGTACTGAATTGGTTTATGTCATTATCTCCTAATGACGTTCCGGAAGGCACATTCAAGCATCTTAGATGGGGGGATGCAAAGATGACATATTTTGTCATGGCCCATAGAGACATTAAGGGCAACgaagctgcagacgaaagtgccacttcagtagtttttgaacatacaaacacaaacaaaGCCATCCTTTCCACTAACCTAAAGTCTTTCTTGCGCCATGAATTacggaaatattggcaaaggcaaTGGAATAATGAAGTGTCCAAATAAGCTACATGCAATCAAGCCAAGAATTGGGAaatggatatctcagaaaacaaaaagacacatagaagtgcttctttgcagggtaaggataggacatacccatggaacacactcgtatctTCTTACAGTAAGTGATCGTCCAAGATGTGATGGGTGTGGCGACATACTGACAATTCTCCATGTTCTTATCCAGTGCCCTGAAATCTCTGAAagctcagcgtaaaaagtacttttatcccgcgtatcgtgagcacatccctcttcacccagcattctttcttagccataaggcgctttttgattttaatgccgttTTAAAGTTTTTAGCAAAtgtaaacacattaaaaaatcatgtggccagggtatctgtagcgcagcctcgactttcaggctgcagctgcagtgcaaaatcaTTTTAGAGCACgcgcctctcagcccttgatttcaaggacctcttgAGGCAATAGTGACTCAAGAGGTTCATACTTATTACTCAAGAGGTCCATACTCAAGAGGTGCACATACTTAAACATACGTTTTGTTGCAGAACTCTTACGCTCATAGCTGACATCACTagactttttattattttaacactcatatattttacgcagtttatagcgacttgttttaggcctctttacagccaccttttatctGCCATTGGCTACCCACTGTCCACTCCATCcataatacattcagaacccattaccatatgtcatggcgctttttggccatagctggccactgcgccattaaacactacacatca
This region of Dermacentor silvarum isolate Dsil-2018 chromosome 5, BIME_Dsil_1.4, whole genome shotgun sequence genomic DNA includes:
- the LOC125945772 gene encoding uncharacterized protein LOC125945772; protein product: MRPPSRRKKVLLTMKMMMLVLMLKRRRRQYQRQPRRWWVRPVFAALKQEGLYYTAMRRMREGDHGFFFKFYRMTPQMFDTLLAFVVTDLTSQNFIREPLEPAERLAIALSYLASGQDICHVALAYRVGIETARMCIRVTCRSLWARLKDHYIKVR